The genomic DNA CGAGGAGGAGCTCGACGACCTCACGCTTGCCGACGATCACCCGCTCGACGGTATCGCGGATGCGGTGCAGGAGCGCCTGCAGAGCGTGGACGCGCTCGAGCGGGAGCGGTTCAGCTGGGGGACGGAACGGCGCAGTCACCGAGAGACCCCCTTTCCCAAGAGCCGAGCAGCCTCGGCACGGATACCAGCGGCGGGGTCAGTCGCCAGGACAGTTTCGAGAACGGGTCGAGCACGCTCGGGGTCGATCGCCCAGAGCGCTGCCAGGGCAACGCGGCGCACCGGCACGGCACCGGAGTGCACCACTGCGACCAGCGCCGGGAAGGCGGCGGGATCACCGATTCGGCCGAGGGCAGTGACGATCGCGGCCTGCACGTCGATATCGCGCGGTCGCGCTTCGAGCGCGGCGAGCAGCGCAGGAACCGCCGCACGCACGCGCCGCTGGCCGAGGATCCACGCACAGGTCTCGGCGATATCCGGCCGTGGGTGCCGAAGTCCCTCGATCGCGGTCATATCGTAGCGCTCGACTCGCTGTTCGCCCGGCATCGCGGACGCTCCCATCCTACACCGTTCCAGTCGACCAGCGCTCGTGCGCACCGGCCG from Thermomicrobium sp. 4228-Ro includes the following:
- a CDS encoding HEAT repeat domain-containing protein; protein product: MPGEQRVERYDMTAIEGLRHPRPDIAETCAWILGQRRVRAAVPALLAALEARPRDIDVQAAIVTALGRIGDPAAFPALVAVVHSGAVPVRRVALAALWAIDPERARPVLETVLATDPAAGIRAEAARLLGKGVSR